The proteins below are encoded in one region of Pleuronectes platessa chromosome 14, fPlePla1.1, whole genome shotgun sequence:
- the eaf2 gene encoding ELL-associated factor 2, translated as MNGTAYSNFDNQEHVLKLGETFEKHPKSGFHTVRYDFKPASIDTACEGELEVGKGEQVTITLPNLEGSSAPVTVFKGSKRPYMKECILIVNHDTGEYRLEKLNSNIAVKKTRAEGSSKIQSRLEQQTSRLGQQMKGNNNKDNSSNKTSASSKSSPPKEKTSPASPMDDIERELMAEAQVMDQLSSGDSSSDSNSSSSDGSSSSSDSEEERTSSAPPAPTNHSMPIINTSTRPQESGGLMSTLKNDLQLSESGSESD; from the exons ATGAACGGAACCGCGTACTCCAACTTCGACAACCAGGAACACGTCCTGAAACTGGGGGAGACGTTCGAGAAGCACCCGAAGAGCGGCTTCCACACGGTGCGCT ATGATTTCAAACCAGCCTCCATTGACACAGCGTGTGAAGGGGAGCTTGAAGTGGGCAAAGGAGAGCAAGTCACTATTACTTTACCCAATTTAGAG GGTTCAAGTGCTCCAGTTACAGTCTTCAAGGGCTCCAAGAGGCCGTACATGAAGGAGTGCATCCTGATCGTGAACCATGACACAGGAGAATACAGACTGGAGAAACTCAACAGCAACATAGCTGTGAAGAAAACCAG GGCTGAGGGCAGTAGCAAGATCCAGTCTCGCCTGGAGCAACAGACCAGCCGTCTGGGCCAGCAGATGAagggcaacaacaacaaagacaacagCAGTAACAAAACCTCCGCCAGCTCCAAGAGTTCTCCTCCTAAAGAGAAGACGTCCCCAGCGTCCCCCATGGACGACATTGAGAGAG AACTGATGGCAGAGGCACAGGTCATGGACCAGCTGAGCAGCGGCGACAGCTCCTCAGACTCCAACTCATCTTCCAGCGAcggcagctccagcagcagtgaCTCCGAAGAGGAACGGACTTCTTCAGCGCCCCCAGCGCCAACCAACCACAGCATGCCGATCATCAACACCAGCACTCGCCCCCAGGAGAGTGGCGGACTCATGAGCACACTCA AGAATGACCTCCAGCTGAGTGAGTCAGGTAGTGAGAGTGATTGA
- the LOC128456409 gene encoding sterol 26-hydroxylase, mitochondrial: MLRRTLTSVGLRLNRQQGTGMGAPTAGLGPDSHRRYVSSSAAPSSRSSNSSVVGAPNKLKAMDELQGPNLLTNLYWLFVKGYFQTTQQMQIEHRKIYGPLWKSEIGPLTLVNVAQADLIEQVLRQEGKHPIRTDMPVWRLYREMRNQAYGPLTEMGANWQRIRSILNPRMLIPKHVSSYTNTINEVVTDFIDRLAWVREKDGQGVMVNNLTEELYNFAFEGICSVLFETRMGCLNEVLPEETKKFITSVGEMFHLTQVVILFPRSVWPYLPAWKRFVAAWDHLFKVAGELVQKKMEEIQEKVKLDQQLEGAYLTHLLFSDKMTITEILASMTEILLAGVDTTSNTISWALYHLAKLPEIQEQLYQEVIGVCPGDKMTSSEDIAQMPYLKAIIRETLRMYPVVPGNARVIAEEDVVVGDYVFPKNTLFHLCHYAVSYDESVFSDPHTFRPQRWLRGEVEKVKHHPFGSVPFGFGVRACLGRRVAELEMYLLLSRLIKRYEVRPDPTGQTVKPITRTLLCPAKPINLQFLDRRR, from the exons ATGTTGCGCAGGACTCTGACCAGCGTCGGACTGCGACTGAACCGACAGCAGGGCACAGGGATGGGGGCACCGACAGCGGGACTGGGCCCGGACTCCCACCGACGATACGTGTCCAGCTCCGCCGCccccagcagcaggagcagcaacaGCTCCGTGGTGGGAGCCCCCAACAAACTGAAAGCCATGGACGAGCTGCAAGGACCCAATCTCTTGACCAACCTGTACTGGCTCTTTGTGAAGGGATACTTCCAGACGACCCAACAGATGCAG ATCGAGCACCGCAAGATCTACGGTCCGCTGTGGAAGTCGGAGATAGGTCCTCTGACCCTGGTGAATGTGGCTCAGGCGGACCTGATAGAGCAGGTTTTGAGGCAGGAGGGGAAACATCCGATCCGGACCGACATGCCCGTCTGGAGGTTGTACCGAGAGATGAGGAACCAGGCCTATGGACCCCTGACCGA GATGGGTGCCAACTGGCAGCGGATCCGCAGTATCCTGAACCCGCGGATGTTGATACCCAAACACGTTTCCTCCTACACTAACACCATCAACGAGGTGGTGACTGACTTTATCGACAGACTGGCCTGGGTGAGGGAGAAAGACGGCCAGGGAGTTATGGTCAATAATCTGACGGAGGAACTCTACAATTTTGCTTTTGAAG GTATCTGTTCAGTGTTGTTTGAGACACGTATGGGCTGCTTGAACGAGGTGTTGCCTGAGGAAACCAAAAAGTTCATTACCTCTGTTGGGGAAATGTTCCACCTCACGCAGGTCGTGATCCTCTTCCCCAGGTCCGTGTGGCCCTACCTTCCCGCTTGGAAACGGTTTGTGGCGGCTTGGGATCACCTCTTCAAAGTCG CTGGGGAGTTGGTGCAGAAGAAAATGGAGGAGATCCAGGAGAAGGTGAAGCTggaccagcagctggagggaGCGTACCTCACACACCTGCTGTTCAGCGACAAGATGACGATCACTGAGATTCTGGCAAGCATGACTGAGATCCTGCTGGCAGGAGTCGACACG ACCTCCAACACTATCTCCTGGGCTCTATACCACTTGGCAAAGCTGCCAGAGATCCAGGAACAGTTGTACCAGGAAGTGATAGGAGTTTGCCCCGGAGACAAGATGACGTCCAGTGAGGACATCGCTCAGATGCCATACCTGAAGGCCATCATCAGGGAGACGCTACG GATGTATCCAGTGGTGCCAGGAAACGCCCGCGTCATTGCTGAAGAAGATGTTGTGGTGGGAGATTACGTCTTCCCCAAAAAT ACGTTGTTTCACCTGTGCCACTACGCTGTGTCCTATGACGAGAGCGTCTTTTCCGACCCTCACACCTTCAGACCACAGCGATGGCTCCGCGGAGAGGTGGAGAAGGTCAAGCATCACCCTTTTGGGTCGGTGCCGTTCGGTTTTGGGGTCCGGGCGTGTCTGGGTCGACGAGTGGCAGAACTTGAGATGTATCTCCTCTTGTCCAGG ttgataaAGCGATACGAGGTGAGGCCGGACCCCACTGGACAGACAGTGAAGCCCATCACCAGAACCCTGCTCTGCCCTGCTAAACCAATCAACCTGCAGTTTCTGGACAGGAGGCGctag